The Oleiphilus messinensis DNA segment CCGCAAAAACAGGATGAAGTACAGTTCTGGGAGTCAGTTTTAAGCACCACCCATAACCAATTTATTGAGCAGGTCAAAAAAGGTCGGGGCGATAAGTTGGTTGATGATCCTAAGTTGTTTTCCGGGCTGGTTTGGAGTGGAGAGCAAGCGTTGGAATTGGGGCTCATTGATGGTTTGGGGTCTCCCGGTTATGTTGCGCGCGAGTTGATTGGCTATGAAGATGTGGTCGACTTTACGCCAAAGCCGGATCCATTTGAGCGTTTTACGAAAACGTTGGGCGCCTCGATTAGCAGTACAGCAGTGCAGCTGCTGTTTCAAGGGCAGTTCGAGTTGCGTTAAGCTCTCTTCAAGCTGAGCCTCAAGTTGGTGGTAGCAAGAAGAGCTTTGGCTCTCGCATTGCCTAGAGGTTTTTGAGGTTTGGGGTCACATAGTCCAGCGGGTCGATGCCCCAGTTTAGCAGGGTGTCGATAAGTGCCATTATTGGAAGCCCGATCAAGGTGTTATGATCTCTGCCTTGAAGTGCAGAAAATAGCCGAACCCCCAATCCTTCTGCTTTAAACGAACCGGCACAGTCAAATGGCTTTTCAAGTTCAAGGTACTGGATAATCTGGTTGGTAGAGAGTTGGCGGAAATGCACGGTAAAGGTCTCAATAATGCAGTTGGAGCGATTATTTGATTGGTCCTTGACGCATAAAGCTGTGTGGAAGTTGACGGTTTTCCCGCTAAAGTGCCTGAGTTGTCGGGTAGCGTTTTCCAGTGTTCCGGGTTTTCCCAGTATTTGGCCATCCGGTGACTCTGCTACCTGATCTGAGGCAATAATAATGCCTTCTGGGTGGCGCGCTGCGACGACTGTGCATTTTGCTTCTGCGAGCCTTACTGCGAGATCTTTTGCAGGTTCTTCTGGGAATGGAGTTTCATCTATTTCCGGTTTGTCTATTGAAAACGGTAGGCCGATGGTGCGTAATTGCTTTTGTCGATATACAGATGAAGAGGCGAGTACAAATTGGAGGGGCATTTTCAGGTCCTGTAAGGCGAT contains these protein-coding regions:
- a CDS encoding Maf family protein; amino-acid sequence: MPLQFVLASSSVYRQKQLRTIGLPFSIDKPEIDETPFPEEPAKDLAVRLAEAKCTVVAARHPEGIIIASDQVAESPDGQILGKPGTLENATRQLRHFSGKTVNFHTALCVKDQSNNRSNCIIETFTVHFRQLSTNQIIQYLELEKPFDCAGSFKAEGLGVRLFSALQGRDHNTLIGLPIMALIDTLLNWGIDPLDYVTPNLKNL